The DNA region AAGAATAAAAGCATATTGTTAGcaaaattattattgaaaaagGTGAGTGTTGTTGTTTCAGTAAAATCTGAGTGAGCAGAAAAAGAAACCTCTGGAGAAACAAGGTGCTGATTGTCAGCATTAATGAATTTAGACCATGGTTTCCTGCTGTGTCTGTGGAATGCAAAGCAAGAATATGAATTTGGGAAATATTAAAGCCTATAAACATTCCATCAAGTACTTTATACCTTCCAACAAGAGCATCAAGCTGTGGATCTAGCTCTAGTCGGTACTTGTTTAAGTACACATTTAGTTCATCAGTACCAAGAACCTGGAAAAGCAGATGAATGAATATACATCTTGGCAAAAATAATGTATGGATGGCAAAGGCTACCCTAACCGCAATCAGTGTGTATATGGGTGAGTGGGTGTATAAttaagttgttattttatgttcatATTCAATCATAACATATTATTATACTGTAGTTGCATAAAAAcataaatatagaaaataaatacaAAGTACAATTAAAACTAGCATGTAATATGTTAACTAACCTTAACCTCTCATCTTCAACTAATTTTAAATGGATAATCAAAATTTAACAGGATTTAGCCATTTTTAATTTCTAGGTGAATTCCTTAACTTGCAGtgttgatgattttttttaaaaaaaaaattacttgaattttcaattttGGTGCTGATTATGATATCAGTAAACCAAAAACTAGTTTTATCTAAAGCAGGAGCAAAAGATGATATAACTTGTTACCTTGGCAATTTTGACAAGTTGATCATGATTGTCATGGCCATAGAAGAAAGGTTCTTTTCGAAATATCTGAAATCAATCAACAGAACTAACATCATTGTACACGTCACTAACATATTGCGAAGTCTATAAAGAGACAATCAGTATTCAAAGGTGCACTAATGCCCCAATAGGTAGGCTTACCATTCCAGCAAACATGCAACCCAGACTCCACATGTCCAAAGAATAGTCATAATCTTGCAAATCGACCAGGAGCTCAGGACCCTTGAAATATCTGCATACCAACCACATCAACAATTAAACTTCCATTACAGAGAGCCCATGACGGTTTGGCATATCTAATAAAATAGAATTCATGACTATTTAAACAAATGCACATAAAATAATAACACTGGACTTCAGACAGTTTGCTGAAGCTGTTACAAGAATTAACAAAAAATGATATACAGCTTCAATGGAAAATCAAATATCTGGAAATAGACCAagttttactttaaaaaaatgcCCATGACATAAATTTACAATTATAACAATTCCCTTATCAGAGTTTGCCTGTCATTTTTCCTCAATGTATACTTAGTAAGGAACATATGCAATGGaagcatcaaaaaaaaaaaaaaaaaaaaatctgtatgAAGTGCTTGTCAAGTGCAAAATAAGAATATGTTTAAGTGAATTTGCAAGCTACACAATAGGGTAATTTGgtatttaaaatcaatttaattcgATCCATAAAGGTTCAAATTAAACAAATAGGATTTTTTTCCAAACATATGTGGGATGCATACCCCATGCAGCCCCCCTTTAAAATCTGTCAAACCGACCAAATAGGGGTTTGGCAGCTCCTTTTTATAACCATGTGGCTAATCAAGTCAGACACATACATCATTGTACTGATCCAAATTTTGAAAAGACCAACATTAATCTATTAAAAAATGTAACTTGTTCATCACTCATTCAAATAATTGAATATTATACGGGATTATCTCAAGATATCCAACAATAAACAATTGAAAAATTCAGTCCACAGCATGATATACCTTGAAGCTACACGAACATTGTACTCCTTGCCAGGATGGTAGAACTCCGcaagtccccaatcgatcaaccggaGCTTCCGTAGCTCATGGTCTATCATAACATTATGAGGTTTGACATCTCGATGCATAATTCCCTGGGAATGGCAGTAATCTAGAGCCTAGAAGCGCAGGGAGTTAGAGGTAAAGAAGAGCAAATACCTATCTACAATCAATTCATATCCTCAAATACCTTCTCTACTATTAATTCATATCCTCAAATAGTCTAATGAAGCAAGCAAAGACCTATCTTAAATCAAAAGAAAACCTACGCACCAACCGTGTCATAAGATGAGGACCAATGACTTTCTATTTAGTTAGCTCATACACTTATGAAGTCCAGTATCCAGAGAGATTAACAATACAGAGAATGTTGAATCTGATATAAATAGCACAAACATGTGAACACACTTTGGAAATAAGCAACATTTCCTTCTATGCAAATTAGATGCAACAAAAGTAGCTACAACGTATTATCATAAAGgttatatttatgatttaaacGAATAACATATCATGGCTTTTCTAACTATAATAATGCATTCGGCACATACCCAAATAACTAATGATATCACAGATGAAGACAATCATATTCATGAGAAGGCCCAAATATTGTCCACCGGTTATCATCCATGGAAGTGCATTATAGGCATTTTTTGATACCTAAGTACTAGGTCAGGACCCAATGCCTTCCCTTCAACAAGTATTTTTAAATCCACACACAAAATGTTCCAAATCCTAATGGTTCATATATATTCAATTCCCTTCCATGTACTTCTAAATCCAATGAGCCAACCCCAAATACAAAAGTTGATGATAATGACCTCTTGACTATAAGAGAAATTCTACGAGTTCCCCTTCCAGAAACAAATCAAATTATAATCCTTTTTCATGGGAAACAAATTAGTGGTAGAGTGCCTGTCTCCAAAGTCAAATGCCAAACCTAACCACCACTGTCACAATAAATATGTATCCTATTAATTCACTTATGagatatctacatttatttatgaCCGACAAAATGCATTGTTTGAACATATATCTTGGCCATCATAAATTGTTACTGGGAAATGCCAATACAAGAGAAACGTATAATATCTTTCATCTAAAAACATGTAAAACCAGAATATGTAAGGAAGTCATATATCACAAGAAGTGAACCTTGAGTAGTTCATAAATATAGTATCGTATGTCATAATCTGTCAATGTAGGATATAACACTTTGAAGTCCGTACTGTTGACATATTCAAATATCAAGCTTGGAGTTTTCGAGTGTTGATCCCTAACAATGTCATACAGTTTTACAACATTTGGACCACCACAAAGGTTCTGAAGgattttaatttctctctttatcTGCATGCAAGAGGAAACAACAATCATTTTTTGTaaggaaaaatacaaaaaaaaatcagTTCAGGCACAAGTTTTTGTTATCACAAAAATTGATAAACAATAACTATtctaaaaaaacacaacatcaaaatgtaataaaatatgaaaaaagACAAGAAATTGAGAAAGATTCCTCAATAGTGATCTTCACAACATAGTCCACGAAAAGTTTAATAATTAACCAGCCTTTGTGACCAAGAGAGTAAACAGAGAATACTGAAGTTAACCTTTTACAGAGTTTATAGAGAATACAGGTACACAAAGACAGCCCATAATAATCTAATTTGTTTTTGTGACAATGGATGGTTTACTAAGAAAAGAGTAGTTGAAAATATATATTCAAATTTAGTTGTTCTCCAGGAGGTGAGCCCATCTCTAAACAACAGGGAAATATGAAAAATGAAGAGGACATGGGTGATTATGCTACTATCCAATTTTGTATCATTTTTATGAACAATAAACAATTGTTTTTAAACAAAATATGTAAAATGGAGAATGACAGATTAGAAAGGCAGGAAGTTGAAGGGAAAAGAATTATAATGAGAAGCATTATTTTACATATTAATGATTCAATTATCTTTATATGAGTTTCTAAAGCAATCATGTTGACCGTCTTTCTCCAGATCATACATAATGCAAGTCGAAAGGATTGATGTTGGGGTGCCAAGCACAATTGCTTCAGGAAATATTTTCAAGAAGATACATTTAGACAATGAAGTTCaagcttttcaaacttaattatcatACAAGATCACTATACATGGAGGTTCAATTTCTATTCTAAATTGCGAGGATAGAAATTTTTTAGTAGCTGCACCTAACTAACCACTTAAGCTTGAATACCTagtaatcaatttaaaaaaaaaaaataggatattgatactaaatatatataaatcAGATATTAATCTAGATTGAATTTGGTTCAATCACAGGTACATGTTGATTCCAGTAAGTACGTGCTGATTCCAGTAGAATAAAGATGTGCGTCATGTTTAAAAGGGTGGATAATTAATCTGATCAAGCTCCTAGTCAAACCGGAACAAAGTGAACGTCTCTTATCCTTGATTCTTCATCTACCCCCTATGTTCATCAATGGAACACCAACACTCCAAGTGGTCTATCTGACTTTTTTCTATTGATCATGTGTCCTTTAGGAAACAACCATATCAAACACTTGGATCCACCCTCATGTTGGATACTCATACATGAGTTTGAGTAACGTATGTGATGACTATCCTACATGTTGCCATCCCTCTCCATCATAATTTGATAAACCTAAATCCAGACATGCATTAGAATATGATAATGTATAATCACCTTATTAAGCAtccatgtatttttttttcttaacaatCAGTCGGGGAGAAACAATAGatgatatttttaaaaagtaaataTACATTTAGTTTAACCCTAAAAGTGTCTTcaaatataaaaagaaatttgAAATTATAGATGATAAAAAAAAGTTAGCACACTAAATGACAGTTTACCTTCTTTTTCTTCACGGGCTTTAGGATCTTGATAATGCACTTCTCATTATTTGTTACATTTATACCTTCAAAGACCTCACTGTACTTTCCTCTTCCAACTTTCCGCACAACCTCATAATCATCTTGATTCCTGAAAAAAAAGAAACTTTAGTACCTAGTAAAGCATAGTTCTTCATTTTCAAGTGAAATAATAAGTACAGCATCTTTTTCTTATTGGTAAATGTTCCATTATTGTCACTGCATAATGCATATATAATCCACAAGCAAATATATGATAaccattaaaataattaatttttttttaattgtcaattataaaaaatatattatttttcaatAACTATGCCAAAATGAAAATTTCCTAAAGTTAATTAGATGGTTAAGATCATAATTTTTACCTCACATATGATCTAAATCTCTAACAATTAGCACTATACACTAATGCAGTGCATATGAGAAAAGCTTCAGATATAGCAGATAATCTTCTGATAGATATCATAATTGTACCTCTCATCAACAGAGTTAAGCAATGATTCTTGAATCTCTATTACAAAGAAAAAGTTATCTAGATTTTCCCCTttcctaaaattaaaatttcattagAACTCAAAGGTTTAAACTTGTGTCAAATTTAGTTGAATTCTAAACTCTTTGGTTTTAAACCATCAAATGAATATTTCACTGATCTATGTCTTTTTCAAAGGATCTCCTactaattttgttgatttttttatAATTGGACTGAATTAATGTATTAGATTAATCATTTTCTCATAGATTTATAATGGTGGATGAAGTAATGAACCAAGTTGGTCTGGTGATCCCAATTAAAGACTAAAATAATGTGCTTATCCAATGTGGATGAAACATTGAACATGCAGATGCATATGCATATGTATAAACATGAACAACTTTAAGAAAATGATGTTACCAACATGAAAAAATTTAATAGATACTAGAAGCAAGCTTTAAAATCTCATTCCTAGTAGTTCCTGGCCAGGATGAAACTTTTGGGCCATTTTGGCCATGCCCACAAATCTTGTCGGTTGATTCGACAAGGAGGAAGTGGGAAAGAAGGAcatggaggaggaggaagaaaaagtgAAGGAGGAAGCTTACTTGAAGGAGGCATCACTGGTGTTTCAGAAATGCAAGTCCTGACATGCCTCAACATCTCCCTCGCAAGTTGatgacagaggaggaggaagtTTAACTAGGGTTCAATGCAAAGGAGGAGAAGTTGCCACTGAGCTTTTTGCGGCAAAAGATGAATGATTTGAGCTTCTCAGGGTGAAGGATGAGGTCTCAATTCGAAGCTTCTTGCGAAAAACAATTTGGAGTTTCTAGCAATGAAGTCACTAAGTTCCACTCATTTGTTCACATACCAAGGGTTTCAATGCCTCTCGCATGCCCATAAACAAGTGGATCAAGATGTTCTTCCTATGCTAACTGGCACAAAATGGTATTTAAAACCATGACTACAAGCACACAGAGCAGATCCTAAAACAATAACAGACTAATTTGGCAGCCACTACTACAAGAGAATAAGCAGAAAATTGGTATGCATAATATGTGAAGGTACCCAAAAGCTAACTAAAGTGGAAACAGGGTCTTTGAAGATTCAACCACATCTAATACAGTGATAGTCCTTGTGAAGGATTCATTCAGAGCTCATAAAAGTGGTCTTTTATGGTGAAAACTTTTCCATGAAGCTATATTGTTTGATTcataacaaaagaaaaaaatgtgATCTCAGGAAAACATATAACCAATGCTTGCAAGAAATAATTGCAAAATATGCAAGCACCAAACAAAGGATGAATCAAAAGAAGTTGATACAGAAGCATAGATGTTCAACTAGAGTGCCAAGGTTTGCCACCACTGGTTAGTCTCATAAATATGTATTGAAATCAGACATGCCGGGAACATTTTCCGATACGATATTCTTAAATTTCTATTTCGAGATCCCTGAAAACCTCCACGGAGGCTCCGATAGCCCATTTGTCACTCATATATAACCTAAAATCGACATAAATGGGGAAATAAACAAACCAATCCATCCCCAAGGCACGATAGAAGTAAATCGACACATAGCTAATGGATCACTGATCCTAATGTGTACATCATCGAGAAAATATGGAATCTAAATAGGATCGATGAGTCTAACCACAATCGAGAGCTAGGG from Zingiber officinale cultivar Zhangliang chromosome 4B, Zo_v1.1, whole genome shotgun sequence includes:
- the LOC121974942 gene encoding casein kinase II subunit alpha-2 — its product is MSKSRVYADVNVLRPKEYWDYESLTVQWGNQDDYEVVRKVGRGKYSEVFEGINVTNNEKCIIKILKPVKKKKIKREIKILQNLCGGPNVVKLYDIVRDQHSKTPSLIFEYVNSTDFKVLYPTLTDYDIRYYIYELLKALDYCHSQGIMHRDVKPHNVMIDHELRKLRLIDWGLAEFYHPGKEYNVRVASRYFKGPELLVDLQDYDYSLDMWSLGCMFAGMIFRKEPFFYGHDNHDQLVKIAKVLGTDELNVYLNKYRLELDPQLDALVGRHSRKPWSKFINADNQHLVSPEAIDFLDKLLRYDHQDRLTAREAMAHPYFLQVRAAENSRMRTQ